The Drechmeria coniospora strain ARSEF 6962 chromosome 02, whole genome shotgun sequence genome has a segment encoding these proteins:
- a CDS encoding thymocyte nuclear protein 1 has protein sequence METDQPSLARVVLFLCFGKGSGLDDVLALSENRRYHFAPNDVTDEARWRGGQERRHTEGAVLQLTFGEYMYSPEGWVLGSDTDTDNCDLQISENNETGISRQHVRVDTDPRSRLPRVRVLSRHGAVCTKDESGEAVRFLCGQDFTIDRPMLLDLGAVQFRAWSPKLTAGEESIYQGLALKWSEEAVAAAPRPLRAPAEPQDNEGGGHETMTSNVRPGRNGAVYVNQGVILSHSTTAEMIAVQERASGILYGAKVPYSNTDDDYGMIRGCLESLTKEFECLSKLDHPHIVTAVDLVLDADDKQPPWLIMEHIPHRLDTVAVNGDDGVIVLTQICSALEYLHANLVMHRNPNPDNVLMKEVACEGGTRRMAKLFGIGTARHYRDGDHTSFSVAKSAYMAPELVDQRRRYSNAADMYSLGRIALEMFSPRRASFRASGSDLPPTTEQYDDWKVPVQVRPILDGLLQRQPENRLTARACLFQLWRLTQQPISNARVGAGMTAGQEVHGAFGRSQAPTMSTTRARWEVDGERSELPDTEPYSLSCSMPPSPSGRHTPCLEDVEAHKGPVESAAMLAMRAQLAARSQRIARSHRHAVSTPSFERNQDKFPLCKPSRVMAGRKRTSVAVAADAEPVPKRRSSRRAAAAASASLNEASKAELKTTKAGSKERVAAKPKGSRPEPKSPGPKKETNNGARATSPDVDPASIPVTNADAPRHDGPWYWLMKAEPETRLENGIDVRFSIDDLRAKTKPEGWDGIRAYAARNHMRNMNAGDMAFFYHSNCKEPGIAGTMEIVREFSEDKSARRPGTPYYDAGSTKDKVRWSLVHVEFRKKFAVPIPLKELRELGKPGGPLEEMQMLRQSRLSVSRVSGPEWEALCRIADDKAKEAGRDHEVGK, from the exons ATGGAAACGGATCAGCCTTCACTCGCTCGCGTCGTGCTCTTTCTCTGCTTCGGCAAGGgcagcggcctcgacgacgttcTAGCTCTGTCGGAGAACCGACGGTACCACTTCGCACCCAACGATGTGACTGATGAAGCGCGTTGGCGCGGGGGCCAAGAGCGGCGACACACCGAGGGTGCGGTGCTCCAGCTTACCTTTGGAGAGTATATGTATTCGCCCGAGGGATGGGTTTTAGGCTCCGATACAGACACCGACAATTGCGACCTTCAAATCAGCGAGAACAACGAGACGGGCATTAGCAGGCAGCATGTCCGTGTGGACACGGATCCCAGATCTCGTCTGCCGAGAGTCAGGGTTCTCTCACGCCATGGCGCGGTATGCACCAAGGACGAGAGCGGTGAAGCGGTGCGCTTTTTGTGTGGACAAGACTTCACCATCGATCGCCCCATGCTTTTAGATCTTGGCGCCGTCCAGTTCCGAGCGTGGAGCCCAAAGctgacggccggcgaggagtcGATTTATCAAGGGCTCGCGTTGAAGTGgagcgaggaggccgtcgccgccgcgcccaGGCCGCTGAGGGCACCCGCCGAGCCGCAAGACAACGAGGGCGGAGGGCACGAGACGATGACATCCAACGTCCGCCCGGGCAGGAATGGTGCTGTTTATGTCAACCAAGGCGTCATCCTTTCTCAcagcacgacggccgagatgatCGCCGTTCAGGAGCGAGCTTCTGGCATCTTGTACGGCGCCAAGGTGCCATATTCCAACACCGATGATGACTACGGCATGATCAGAGGTTGCCTGGAAAGCTTGACGAAAGAGTTCGAGTGCCTATCCAAGCTGGATCAC CCACACATCGTGACGGCCGTTGACTTGGTCCTGGATGCGGATGACAAGCAACCTCCGTGGCTCATCATGGAACACATTCCGCATCGGCTCGATACCGTGGCCGTTAACGGAGATGATGGCGTCATTGTCCTGACGCAGATTTGCAGCGCACTCGAATACTTGCACGCGAACCTCGTGATGCACAGAAATCCGAACCCCGACAATGTTCTCATGAAAGAGGTCGCCTGTGAGGGTGGGACGAGGCGAATGGCAAAGCTGTTCGGCATTGGGACGGCAAGACACTACCGCGACGGAGACCACACGAGCTTCTCCGTGGCAAAATCAGCCTACATGGCCCCGGAGCTTGTCGACCAACGACGGCGCTACTCGAATGCCGCCGACATGTACTCGCTAGGCCGCATCGCATTGGAAATGTTCTCGCCTCGAAGAGCCTCCTTCCGAGCCTCCGGCTCTGACCTACCACCGACCACGGAGCAGTACGATGATTGGAAGGTGCCAGTCCAAGTCCGCCCCATCCTTGATGGGCTTCTACAGCGTCAGCCGGAGAACAGATTGACGGCTCGCGCGTGCCTGTTCCAGCTATGGCGTTTGACCCAGCAACCCATATCGAACGCACGCGTCGGGGCCGGCATGACCGCTGGGCAGGAGGTCCACGGTGCTTTCGGTCGGAGCCAGGCTCCCACGATGTCAACGACTCGAGCACGCTgggaagtcgacggcgaacgCAGCGAATTGCCAGACACGGAGCCGTATAGCCTATCATGTTcgatgccgccatcgccaagtGGCCGCCACACCCCGTGCTTGGAGGACGTTGAAGCGCACAAAGGGCCGGTTGAAAGCGCGGCGATGCTTGCAATG CGTGCACAGCTCGCAGCTCGCAGCCAACGCATCGCACGCAGTCACCGCCAcgccgtctcgacgccgtcgttcGAGCGCAATCAAGACAAATTTCCACTCTGCAAACCATCTCGTGTCATGGCCGGGCGGAAGAGGACATCGGTGGCTGTGGCTGCGGACGCCGAGCCGGTGCCCAAGCGACGCTCCTCCCGCCGGGCCGCAGCGGCAGCTTCCGCTTCCTTGAACGAGGCATCCAAGGCCGAGCTCAAGACGACAAAGGCCGGAAGCAAGGAGCGAGTGGCGGCAAAACCCAAAGGGTCCCGACCGGAGCCGAAATCGCCGGGGCCGAAGAAGGAAACCAACAACGGCGCGAGGGCCACGTCTCCCGACGTCGACCCGGCGTCCATCCCGGTCACAAACGCCGACGCGCCGCGGCATGACGGTCCGTGGTACTGGCTCATGAAAGCGGAGCCCGAGACGCGGCTCGAaaacggcatcgacgtccgGTTCTCCATCGATGACCTGCGGGCCAAGACGAAGCCCGAGGGCTGGGACG GCATCAGGGCGTACGCCG CGAGGAACCACATGCGCAACATGAACGCCGGCGACATGGCCTTCTTCTACCACTCCAACTGCAAGGAGcccggcatcgccggcacCATGGAAATCGTCCGAGAGTTTTCCGAGGACA AGAGCGCGCGCCGGCCGGGCACGCCCTACTACGACGCCGGCTCGACAAAGGACAAGGTTCGGTGGAGCCTCGTGCACGTCGAGTTTCGCAAAAAGTTTGCCGTTCCCATCCCCCTCAAGGAGCTTCGCGAGCTGGGAAAGCCGGGCGGTCCGCTGGAGGAGATGCAGATGCTGAGGCAGTCGCGCCTGAGCGTCAGCCGCGTGAGCGGCCCCGAGTGGGAAGCGCTGTGCCGGatcgccgacgacaaggccaaggaggcaGGGCGGGACCACGAGGTGGGAAAATGA
- a CDS encoding nicotinamidase produces MADDASFRPALIVVDFQEDFCPPSGHGAHQDGRRPRQNGSLAVPDGRSIAPQINELLTCPFAVKIATRDWHPPNHISFAPNHPPASTTVTVRHPTEPHREYSTALWPVHCVQSTPGAELVPELDAALLHDVVDKGTDPRFEMYSAFYDPFTISDTGLTDRLKAERITDVFVVGLAADFCVRATAEHARDEGFRSHIIEQATRPVVPDKWPECRRDILAKGVLIVSAQGPEVSRVRSLAVA; encoded by the exons atggccgacgatgcatcGTTCAGGCCGGctctcatcgtcgtcgactttcAAGAAGACTTCTGCCCCCCT AGTGGACATGGAGCTCaccaagacggccgacggccgcgtcaGAACggctccctcgccgtcccgGATGGACGCTCCATCGCGCCCCAGATCAACGAGCTCCTGACGTGCCCCTTCGCCGTCAAGATCGCCACCCGCGACTGGCACCCGCCCAACCACATCTCCTTCGCGCCCAACCATcctccggcctcgacgaccgtCACCGTCCGTCACCCGACCGAGCCGCACCGCGAGTACTCGACGGCCCTCTGGCCTGTCCATTGCGTCCAATCCAcgcccggcgccgagctcgtgCCGGAGCTCGACGCGGCCCTCCTCCACGATGTCGTCGACAAAGGCACCGACCCCCGCTTCGAGATGTACTCGGCCTTTTACGACCCCTTCACCATCTCCGACACGGGCTTGACCGACAGGTTGAAGGCGGAGCGTATCACcgacgtcttcgtcgtcggcctcgccgccgactttTGCGTCCGTGCCACGGCCGAGCACGCGCGGGACGAGGGCTTCCGCTCGCACATCATCGAGCAAGCGACGAGGCCTGTCGTCCCTGACAAGTGGCCCGAATGCAGGCGGGACATCCTGGCCAAGGGCGTCCTCATCGTGTCCGCCCAAGGCCCCGAGGTGTCGAGGGTCAGGTCGTTGGCGGTGGCGTAG
- a CDS encoding HMG CoA reductase: protein MISASFLPTRFRGEPNLPAASTPSPMARRVAPLLQFLARLACSHPIHTVVVVAVLASTSYVGLLQDSFFESAGTVGKADWSTLVDGSRPLRAGPDTAWRWQSVEHDVALPPDVDHLALLTLVFPDTLSTDSPSTAPAAHAVPTPANLSVTRLPPTENSFTAYSQDSILAYALPYAEAPEFVAAAQEIPNEDAEETLTRHGRERKMWIMKAAKVHTRGTLHQWAANAWTEFLDLLKNAETLDIIIMILGYLSMHLTFVSLFLSMRRMGSNFWLGMSTLFSSVFAFLFGLAVTTSLGVPVSVILLSEGLPFLVVTIGFEKNIVLTRAVLSHAIEHRRAQVQNAKSAAALSPSEQGQNLIQHAIQAAIKDKGYEILRDYAVEILILVLGAASGVQGGLQQFCFLAAWILFFDCLLLFTFYTAILSIKLEINRIKRHVDMRMALEADGVSRRVAENVAQSQDDGQDAPDGSLFGRKLKSSSVPRFKVLMVTGFVVINLVNICTIPFRSATSLSSLRSWAGGLGGLGGVVSMPPVDPFKVASNGLDAILAAARAGGRATLVTILTPIKYELQFPSVHYALPSSLGEKMGLDSYGVGGRVVGSLLKSLEDPVLSKWIVVALALSVALNGYLFNAARWGIKDPNVPDHGIDRAELARAQRFNETDSATLPLGEYVPPTPQPTEPATPAMTDDEGDVAPSVAAKPRTSPSSAAAEQRPVEELEALVAAKRAHELSDEEVITMSMRGKIPGYALEKTLKDFTRAVKIRRSIIARNKATVEITSGLERSLLPYENYNWERVFGACCENVVGYLPLPVGVAGPLVIDGQSYFIPMATTEGVLVASASRGCKAINSGGGAITVLTGDGMTRGPCVTFETLERAGAAKLWLDSDAGQAVMKKAFNSTSRFARLQSMKTALAGTNLYIRFKTTTGDAMGMNMISKGVEHALNVMVAEGGFEDMQIVSVSGNYCTDKKPAAINWIDGRGKSVVAEAIIPAEVVKSVLKSDVDALVELNVSKNLIGSAMAGSIGGFNAHAANIVAAIFLATGQDPAQVVESANCITTMRNLHGSLQISVSMPSIEVGTLGGGTILEPQSAMLDMLGVRGSHPTSPGDNARRLARIIAAAVLAGELSLCSALAAGHLVRAHMQHNRSAAPSRTGTPAPPPMTPVSLAMTSAQEKCSKSAAARQRSKR from the exons ATGATCTCGGCCTCCTTTCTCCCCACGCGCTTCCGCGGCGAGCCCAACctgccggccgcctcgacgccctcgcccatGGCCAGGCGCGTCGCCCCGCTCCTCCAGTTCCTCGCGAGGCTCGCCTGCTCCCACCCGATCcacaccgtcgtcgtcgtcgccgtcctcgccagcACCTCGtacgtcggcctcctccaggATAGCTTCTTCGAGagcgccggcaccgtcggcaagGCCGACTGGTcgaccctcgtcgacggcagccggcCCTTGCGCGCCGGCCCCGACACGGCCTGGCGCTGGCAGTCGGTCGAGCACGACGTGGCCCTGccgcccgacgtcgaccaCCTCGCCCTCCTGACCCTCGTCTTCCCCGACACCCTCTCGACCGACTCGCCGAGCACGGCCCCGGCCGCCCACGCCGTGCCGACGCCCGCCAACCTCTCCGTCACgcgcctgccgccgacggagaacTCCTTCACCGCCTACTCCCAGGACAGCATCCTCGCCTACGCCCTGCCCTACGCCGAGGCGCCCGagttcgtcgccgccgcccaggaGATCCCCaacgaggatgccgaggagaCGCTGACGCGCCACGGCCGCGAGAGGAAGATGTGGATCatgaaggcggccaaggtgcaCACGCGCGGCACCCTCCACCAGTGGGCCGCCAACGCCTGGACCGAGTTTCTCGATCTCCTCAAGAACGCCGAGACGCTCGATATTATCATCATGATCCTCGGCTACCTCTCCATGCACCTCACCTTCGTCTCCCTCTTCCTCTCCATGCGCCGCATGGGCTCCAACTTTTGGCTCGGCATGAGCACCCTCTTCTCCTCCGTCTTCGCCTTCctcttcggcctcgccgtcaccACGAGCCTTGGCGTCCCCGTCAGcgtcatcctcctctccgAGGGCCTGCCCTttctcgtcgtcaccatcggctTTGAGAAGAACATCGTCCTCACCCGCGCCGTCCTCTCCCACGCCATCGAGCACCGCCGCGCCCAGGTCCAGAACGCCaagtcggccgccgccctctcgCCCTCGGAGCAGGGCCAGAACCTGATCCAGCACGCCATCCAGGCCGCCATCAAGGACAAGGGCTACGAGATCCTGCGCGACTACGCCGTCGAGAttctcatcctcgtcctcggcgccgcctcgggcgTCCAGGGCGGCCTCCAGCAGTtctgcttcctcgccgcctggatCCTCTTCTTCGACTGCCTCCTTCTCTTCACCTTCTACACCGCCATCCTCAGCATCAAGCTGGAGATCAACCGCATCAAGCGCCACGTCGACATGCGCAtggccctcgaggccgacggcgtgagccgccgcgtcgccgagAACGTGGCCCAGAgccaggacgacggccaggacgCGCCGGACGGCTCGCTCTTCGGCCGCAAGCTCAAGAGCAGCAGCGTGCCCCGCTTCAAGGTGCTCATGGTGAcgggcttcgtcgtcatcaaccTCGTCAACATCTGCACCATCCCCTTCCGGAGCGCCACCTCGCTCTCGAGCCTGCGCTCCtgggccggcggcctcggcggcctcggcggcgtcgtctccATGCCGCCCGTCGACCCCTTCAAGGTGGCCTCGAACGGgctcgacgccatcctcgccgccgcccgcgccggcggccgcgcgacgctcgtcaccatcctcaCGCCCATCAAGTATGAGCTCCAATTCCCCTCGGTCCACTACGCGctgccctcgtcgctcgGCGAGAAGATGGGTCTCGACAGctacggcgtcggcggccgtgtcGTCGGCAGCCTGCTCAAGAGCCTCGAGGATCCCGTTCTCTCCAAGtggatcgtcgtcgccctcgccctcagCGTCGCCCTCAACGGCTACCTCTTCAACGCCGCCCGCTGGGGCATCAAGGACCCCAACGTGCCCGACCACGGCATCGAccgcgccgagctcgcccgaGCCCAGCGCTTCAACGAGACGGActcggcgacgctgccgctCGGCGAGTacgtgccgccgacgccccagccgacggagccggcgacgccggccatgacggacgacgagggcgacgtcgcgccctcggtggccgccaagccgaggacgagcccgtcgtcggccgcggccgagcagcggccggtcgaggagctcgaggcactcgtcgccgccaagcGGGCCCACGAGctgtcggacgaggaggtcaTCACCATGTCGATGCGCGGCAAGATCCCTGGCTACGCGCTCGAGAAGACGCTCAAGGACTTCACGCGCGCCGTCAAGATTCGCCGCTCCATCATCGCGCGCAACAAGGCGACGGTCGAGATCACGAGCGGCCTCGAGCGGTCGCTGCTGCCGTACGAGAACTATAACTGGGAGCGCGTTTTCGGCGCCTGCTGCGAGAACGTCGTCGGCTACCTGCCCctgcccgtcggcgtcgccggcccgctcgtcatcgacggccagAGCTACTTCATCCCCATGGCGACGACCGagggcgtcctcgtcgcgagCGCCAGCCGCGGCTGCAAAGCCATCaactcgggcggcggcgccatcacGGTGCTCACGGGCGACGGCATGACGCGCGGCCCCTGCGTGACCTTTGAGACTCTCGagcgcgccggcgccgccaagctctggctcgactcggacgccggCCAGGCGGTGATGAAGAAGGCCTTCAACTCGACGAGCCGCTTCGCGCGGTTGCAGTCGATGAAGACGGCGCTCGCGGGCACGAATCTCTACATCCGCttcaagacgacgacgggcgacgccATGGGCATGAACATGATCTCCAAGGGCGTCGAGCACGCCCTCAACGTCAtggtcgccgagggcggcttcGAGGATATGCAAatcgtctccgtctcgggCAACTACTGCACCGAcaagaagccggcggccatCAACTGGATCGACGGACGCGGCAagagcgtcgtcgccgaggccatcatccCCGCCGAGGTGGTCAAGAGCGTGCTCAAgagcgacgtcgacgccctaGTCGAGCTCAACGTGTCCAAGAACCTCATCggctcggccatggccggctcCATCGGCGGCTTCAACGCACACGCGGCCAACATTGTGGCCGCCATCTTCCTCGCCACCGGCCAAGACCCCGCGCAGGTGGTGGAGAGCGCCAACTGCATCACGACGATGAGAAA CCTGCACGGCTCTCTGCAAATCTCCGTTTCGATGCCCTCGATCGAGGTCGGCACGCTCGGTGGCGGCACCATCCTCGAGCCCCAGAGCGCGATGCTCGACATGCTCGGCGTCCGGGGCTCGCACCCGACGAGCCCCGGCGACAACGCGCGACGGCTGGCGcgcatcatcgccgccgccgtcctcgccggcgagctgtCGCTCTGCAGCGCGCTCGCGGCCGGTCACCTCGTGAGGGCGCACATGCAGCACAACCGAAGCGCCGCGCCGTCTCGGACCGGCACGCCGGCGCCTCCGCCGATGACGCCCGTGTCGTTGGCGATGACCAGCGCGCAGGAAAAATGCAGCAAGAGCGCGGCGGCGCGTCAGCGGTCGAAGCGATGA